The Henckelia pumila isolate YLH828 unplaced genomic scaffold, ASM3356847v2 CTG_525:::fragment_3, whole genome shotgun sequence genome segment AATATCACAGTCAGTAAAATTATCTTAATATATGCAAGAAACAAGATTTGTCTTCATGTAAAAAACCCAATCCAATCCAAGGCAGACAATTTCACCATATTACAAGTACGCTCATCCATTCCAGTAAAATGTCATTTTGAGCTCATGGATATTTACAGAACCAAAAGACATGGTGAATCATAACATCTACCCGACCCTCGGAAGACATTTACTGCCCAAAACACTTCACCAAACATCAACGCCACATATACTTCAGCAGAATCTTTGCCTTCAAAATTAGAACAACGTCTTTAATTAAACTTTAGCTCCAAAAGACGAATCACCATCATACAAATACTGGACTAAATATAAGAAAAATTTTAGCCATTTTGATCCACTCAACCAAGTAACCGCCTACCTTGTCGAGAATTTTGACTCAAAACTTGGGCCAGCACGACCCCAAATCGAAGTTAATCTTACGAAACATGACAAAAAAACAGAAGCAAAGCCAAAGACAACAAATCAACAACATTGATCGAAACCGAAAATgctccaaaaataaaaatgaaatcttTCTTCTTGCAACATCGTAACGACACCTCAAATCAATACCCAAAAAACAACAGAGTCATTTCTCAATTCTCTCAGCAAAAGTAAGCACCAAGACACCCAACAGATGCAAGACCATGCTCAACACAGATGGAggggaaaaaaaagaagaggAAAAGGGAGAGTGCGGTGATATCTTACGACAGCATTCCGATCATTGAGCAGAGCAGGGTTGTCGCGAAGCAACCTCTGGAAGGCGCTGAGATCTCCAGATTGCGCACAGGCATGGATTGTGATCGGTTTCGAAAACCTCGCCCGTTGATCCTTCACCTTCTGCATCACTAGATTCCCGTCTACAGTTAACCTCCACACACAACAcacgagagagagagagagagagagagagagaggaaaTGGTGAATGTGAGAGATTCTGGGGAGGAGAGAAATTCGTGGGGATTTGTCTCTGTCATATCAAAGCATTGGCAAAAAGAGTCAGCTATGGTCAGCATTCGTCCGCGTGTGAACAGAGGAAAGAGTTGCTGCCAAAACAACACGTTTTCAATTTGAAACACACGATTTCTTCTTTGATGAAACATTTGACATTTACcactttaaaaatattgatcGGAACAAAGTAATTGCTCAAATCTTGTGTATAAACTTTTCTGCACAAAAAATTGTTATGAGAATTTTTTCCCCTTAATTTTGCGAGAATTCTATTCGATTTTATCTatgaaaaagtattattttttatttcaaaaatattattttttgttattgtaGATATGAGTCAGCTTGATTCATCTAACGAATTAAATCCGTAAAACGATTACATAGACCTACTTTCTTTCCGTTGATTTTTGTTCATTATAATCACattattttgagaaaattatctaaatctttatatatactagcaaaAAATACGCGATGCACGTTgacaataattaaatataatataaattaaaaacatatataGTTAAAAATTCaatctctaaaattaaattattagaaAATGATAATATAATAATCATAACACATATAGAACGATATGaattaaacaaaattttaaaaaatatttatcaatccaGACAccatacataaaaaaataaaaaataagaaattaacAATCTAGATAGATATAATGACAACTAATTATCAGATTAATATGtatcaaaatataatattatcaaAGAAGTTGGACATATAACATTAAGTTAAATTATCTACGGTCTTGTTAATTTGTTTGATGCATTTATATGGAagagataaataattatttttaatttttcataattattGATTCTTAATGTTATTTAGGTAGAAACTATTGGATAttggattatttttttaatttaatttaatttgtaaTATACCATGATAATTTAATACTTGGTTTATTAAcaataaattagaaaattaataaaaaaaattgaccaAGTATTCAGATTTTTTTTCCTGATTTCCAAATTGTATAATTTTAGATCATGCTTATAGAATATATTAGGCGGTATTCTTTTAATTAACTACAATCATGATGTCATTGATTTTACGAACtccatttaataaattaaaaattaaatgatcaaaataactttcattttaatttttttttaaaaaaacaattgattccctaatatttttttcaaaacacaTGCATTGTGTGTGTCATGATTCGTcggtattatatatatatatgtatgtatgtatggaTAGACAATACTAAAGGTATGTTCACAATTGATAATTTTTCGGCTGATTAAAAAAATCAACGACGCTATCTATTCTATGACAAAAGAAATGCTAGGGTCTAATTGtatataaattaataagatTATTATGAAATTGTTGAAAAATAAGAAGATGGCACTAATGAGTGAAAAAGGAGTAAGAGCAAGACATTTCCAcgaataatttttaatataacgTTCGTCCCTAAATTGGAAGTTTTGATTTATGATGGTGTAATGGAATCATCAGTTGTTCAATTAATATATACAAATTAGAATTTAAGTGAAAGGGGAAAAATAGCTAAAATTAATCTTCTataaatcttttttttattgttaaaaatataaattttaatctaCGTGATGCTTTTGAATTTGTATACGAAGGGGTTAATTTATATACTTATCCTTGTAAAACAATTAAGTTAGAACAATTATATCACTTAAATTAATATGATATACTAAatcataaaatgaaaaaaaatagacCATTGAAATGATGTAAGttttattgtttattattattttttcattttatcaatagttaattaattatccattaaaacactataattttaaattaaaagtgAGCATATGCACGTAATTTTAAAAAACgggtaattttttattttattattaattaattaattatccaTTGGAgaaattattgattattaggTAAAGTAGATAATTTTTAAGTTCTTTTGATTTCAATTCATATCCATTACTCGATTATTTAACTATTATAAGTTACATTGATTTTAAGTTTGTAATGCCTTTGAATTTGTATAGAGAAAAAAGATAAATCCTCTTCTTGATGAGATTTTCAATTTGAATCGaagtaatattttaataaattttattaataattttgttAACATATTGGACTATATGTTTATTGGGATTCAACTCACACGAAAAATAATTATGAACATAGATTGCATAATTATGTATAATTGAAATGATCGAATATTCGAatcagaaaataatattttattaaatattattaagttatttattgGGTTATTTCACCATCCATGAATAAACtcgataaattattaaaaataattataatgtaATTAAAAAAACTCCTACCGAAATACACAAGAAAATCACATAGTCAATGAGAATATAACATaacaacaaaaattaaaaagctAATTGTAACCTTAACCtgaaataaacatatgataCTAATAGGCCATATGCCAACTCATTTCTccgctaaaaaaaaaaactaattttttgaTCAATAAATAGTAAAAGACCGTTACAAAAAGATGcctaaaaaactaaaattcgGTGGACTTTGTTTCCTTGTAACATAGGATCATACTCCATCCGTTCTATATATAATGTATTTTTTGGATTTccacacagattaagaaaaatgtattgagaaagtaaattttatataaattttctattttatccctatttaatgtattaaaaaatgattgcacaattttcaaagtgtagttaataggggtatattagtaaataagtgtaaaaaaatattaataaatatggtatatgactatatatttgggacaaataaAAAAGGAAACATGGACAATATAATTGGGAGGGAGTATTAATTTATTAACCCCAAAACTTTCTAACTTCTGTTATTTTTAGTGTTCGATGATAACTATGCTCCGATGACAGCTAATTATCCATATgatgtttaatattttaaaaaaacaaattaacaaaagccaaaataattattataagttATATACTTTGTTTTGAAAGGATTATAACTTATAAACTTAATCGAATTCGATTGTTAATTATCATTTTCATTTTATCAAGAGTTAattattcattgatgacataagcaacaaaaaaatttataaactcTTTTGGATTTAGTATTTTTAAGACAACTAATTAATAACAATGATAAGTTGAAGAAAATGTGGTAAGTAGACAGAAGACTAATTTTGTcaatacataattaaaaaataatacccTCTATCCACACTTTTATATCAACAATTTTataggtgtgtgtgtgtgcatatatatatatatatatatattatatcatatcaAATTATATTCTAAAGTGTAAAATTATAGCATTTCAAATTGCTATGTAGGTTTGGGGAAGTTTGCCCATATCAGATTTGAATAATCCAAAATTATgatgaaaatataataatagaTGTAAAATctgtttaaaaaatatatatatatttcgataAATATCCAATCTCAAATGTAAATAGATctcgattaaaaaaaataatatataatgatAAATATGAAATATCCACTTCTCTTTGCTACATATCTTCCACACGACCCAAAATCCAGACAAGCAATtccaaagattcatgaataggATCATGTTCTCGAGTTATGGAATAGATTGCCAGCATGGAAGTGGAGCAGCTAGCGTAATGAAGTTAGAAATTTATGCCCATCACGCAAAAACCTTTCACtccaaaacaaacaaacaaataaacttttcaaaaagaaagaaaaggaaacaaacAAAAAATGGCCACGTTAGTACGTTTTATGGCAAGTTGAGATGAGGTTTAGGCTGTGGCGTGTGTGGCCATCACACTTCTTTTTCACTCCATTACCTACCTTTAGACCAAATCTTTGCCAGTGAGAAAGATATTTTGGTATTTCCAAAAGAAATATGAGAATTTTGATGTAGCAAAATCCCAATATATAGGAGCACTTTTTGTTCAGTTTTATGAACCCAAACATCCTTAATTTCTCAGAAAACTTTGCGGGATAAAAAAGCAGGATACACGGATAGAGTGAGGCTTGTTATCCATAAATGGCTGTGGTGGCAAAGATGTACCTTCCACCCCTAGATTGCCACCTCCAGAGTGGCCAACCACCGCCGACACGGCTGCCTTTCCGCCGTGGTTGTCCCGTGTGGGACCAAGTTTGTGTAAAGGGCAGGGGAAGGATTTGGGTCATGCCGTGCAGGTCTTTCAGGTCTGAAAATGGATTTGGGGTGAAAGAGAAGTATGAGAAAAGTGAAGAAAGTTTGGGAAAATTGCAGGAGAGTAATAGTTTTGGGTCGAGAAAGAGTGTGAACAAATGGGTGGATGCGATTAGGAATGCTGTCTGGAGTGTTTCCAAGCCTAGTTTGCTGTCAAAAAACAGGTTTAGAGAAGAATTGGTCAAGTTGGAGGAGTTGTTGTTTTCTGTAAGTTCATTCTTTTTTAGAATTCTGTGTAATTTTATatggaaaaatattaatttaagttATTAGACAGCAAGATTAAATTTTTCTCATACTAGAGCTCTATACTTGGAGGAGAGAATACGGCAATTTGTTCTTGAAATCAACAGATTCATAAGTTGGGCATTTCTTGATTTATGTTCATTTGTCATTACCATTAAAGCTATGAAGTTATGTGGTTGAGCCAACATATAGTAAAGCTCTTATAACTTCCCTTCTTTCTTGTAGTCATCTATTCACATCGGAAGATATATAGTGACCATGTTAAGCACTGGGGTCATACTGCTGACCGGATTCCAGTTGTCAGGTTAGCTTTTGCATTTTATGTGCATTGATATGACACACTGCAAAATTAGTTGTATTGAAGTGATTGATTTTGAATTtggtttcttgaaaattttgtgTAGGTGGAGATGATCAAATGAATGCATTGATATGGTATAGTTGGTTAGGAGGAATTGTGATTGGGACTATGATTGGTTCCAATATGGTGTTGGAGGAAGTTAGCCGTTGTGGTCCACGCAATGTTGTCATCACTGGAAGGTATGATTGTAATATAATGTATGCATATGATCTGGTTTTCCTTGCTTTACGAAGTTTTAAGTTCTTATCCTGTTGCATAATTAACATTTGGCCACCCCAATGTTATTGTTGAAATTTCATTATGTGCTTGAATTAAATCCATACTAAATAGTACAATGAGTTTCACGATCATACATTGTGGTGCCTGGTGACACTCATTGATGATGTAGGGAGCTTACATGAAGTTCAAGGGTTCATAATATCATGCCCATATCTTGCATTGCATGCTCCAATTTAGTTAACCATGTTACTGCCAGATTTAATTATCATAAATTTTGTTGATGATACAGTACACGAGGGCTAGGAAAAGCTTTGGCTCGTGAGTTTTTACTTTCTGGTGACAGGGTTGTCATTACTTCACGCAGGTGagttttaaattaatattgtgTGAACTAAGTATGTTTGTTTCTCGCTCCAGCATtacattttatttatctttGGTTCTTCTGGAGGCAGCCCTGAATCTGTCAATGAGACCATCAAAGAACTAGCAGAGAGTTTAAATCAAGTCATGATTGCCTCCGGTTTATCATCGAGAAAACATTTACGACATGCAAAAGTAGTGGGAATCCCATGCGATGTCTCTAACCCCGAAGATGTTAAAAAGTTGGCAAATTTTGCTGTCAATGAACTTGGTTATGTTGATATCTGGGTAAGCAAATTTATAAGTTCTTTATTGTTTTCGGTTCACCTCTATTCTGTATCTGGTCTTTGAGCTAATACAGGAATAACCCGCACTCAAGCTATCATCATAGGATTTGGTTTTATGAATTTTGTGACTTTCCGAGCATTAAAAGGCCATTATAGTGCTAAGTACCCATCAGTTGTTAAATTTTGGTTGGTGCTTGCTTTTTCTTTGACAGGTGAATAATGCTGGGACAAACAAGGGTTTCAGGCCACTACTGCAGTTCAGTGATGATGACATTCAACAGGTTTGCCTTTGCCTTCTAATGAAATGAACTGAACTTTTTGGGCTACAAATGGAATAGGTAGCCTGGGAAACTAGTTTGTAGGATCATTACGTCTATGTTGCCGCCAATGACATTGAAAATATTCCACAAAATTTTGACAGATTGTTTCTACAAACTTGGTTGGATCAATACTCTGCACTCGTGAAGCCATGCAGATCATGAGCACTCAGAGAAATGGTGGTCATGTGTTCAATATGGACGGTGCAGGGTCAGGGGGATCAAGTACCCCACTAACAGCTGTGTAAGTTCGGCATTTGGTTGGTGCTTTATTTTAATCCGAAATGATAACATCAATTCTCGCAATGAGAGATCTATCTAGTTTAGAAAGTTAATATCTATTTTCTaacgaaaaattattttcatttcaTGAGAATCCAGTTATGGATCAACAAAATGTGGTCTTAGGCAGCTTCAGTCCTCGCTTCTAAAGGAGTCGAGAAGATCAAAAGTTGGAGTTCACACAGCCTCACCAGGCATGGTCCTCACAGATCTGCTATTAAGGTAAATTCAGTGCTCTATGCCAGACACCAAATTGCAAAGTGGCGAGTCCAACGGGGGTGGTGGTGGAAGATCTCGTTTCTAAGGAaaacattttgaaaatttatgctGTTCAGTCCTCCCCTTTCTTGTCTTGCTCCTCActtcttgaaaattttcatcCGCCCCTCGTGGCAAATGTCCTCTAGCTTACAAGCGAGTGACATGGGATGTGTAGAATTCATGTTGGTGGTAGCACCACTTTGAACGACTGAAAATCCTTTGTAGCTTTCAACTTTCTTCAAATATGTGTGAAGAAATGGTCTTGTTTAATCTTATACGAGTCTTCTATCTTACGAGTCAGTGATATGGGATGTGTGGAATTCTTGTGTAAGTGGTGACACAATTTTGAACGACCAAAAAATCCCTTGTGTTTTTCAACTTTCTTCCAAATATGTGCAAAGAAATGGTTTTGTTAAATCTTATGTGTTCCGGGCATTGTAAATTGTTTGATTTGTTATATCTGGAGAAGCAGTGTTGGAGATAACAATCATCTCTCTTAAGttggaaaataaatttttttccccTCGTCTCTGTCAAGAAAAGCTAATTCTCGTATTTATGGCAGTGGTTCGAGTATTCAGAACAAGCAGATGTTTAACATCATCTGCGAGCTTCCCGAGACAGTTGCTAGAACTTTAGTTCCACGAATGCGTGTCGTAAAAGGAAGTGGCAAAGCCATTAACTATTTGACTCCTCCAAGAATATTACTTGCTCTGGTCACAGCCTGGCTGAGACGTGGCCGTTGGTTCGATGATCAGGTGACCAATGTTTCTTCATGGCCTAGATGAATAGAAACTATGGTGCATTGTTTCGTATTTCATCCTCATACGTGCTTGTTTTGTATATTTAGTGTTGGAAAAGTATTCCCTAATGAATGCTTGCTTATTTCAGGGACGAGCTCTCTATGCTGCAGAAGCAGATAGACTTCGTAACTGGGCCGAGAGTCGTGCCCGTTTTTCTTTCACCGACGCCATGGAGATGTACACAGAAAACACTTGGGTTTCCGTTGTTTCACTCTCAGTGGTTTGCGCATTCATAATTTTATCAAGTACAAGTAGCACATTTCCTGGAACCTGATTGCTAGGACAAACATTTCTGCTGGCCGTATTCTGGGAGAAGAGATCTCTACAACTGGAATTCTGAATAGAGTCTTTTCCTCAAAGTTGAAAGCCGATAGGCAGAAGCAACAGAAACAAAACTAGTCACTAGATATTCTCAATTTGCATATAAATATGTGTTCCAATGCTTAGTTGCGTCGTCCATCAGATGGTTCGACGATTCTTGTCAAGACGCTTAACCTATTTATTGTTTGAGGAACACAATTCATTCAAAGGAAGATATAATGCCAATGGCATTGAAATGAATGATGCATATTACATGTTGATagcatgaatttatttatttatttctttttatcTTATTTTTTGAATCGAGCCATTTAGTAGTCGTTCGAAATCTGTTTTTAAAGGTTGACATATTCCAAATCATAATGTGCATGTATTGGACCATTGGTACGTCATTTTATTCTAACACCAACCaatttctttcttcttctttttttttttaagaatgaCAAAGCTAACATTTAACATtaacatttatttattatttttttaaacatgTAAATATCTCACtttcaattgtgaattttcaTTTGTACCATTCATCTCTAAGCATGTGCCAGCTCTGGGCGAGCAGTTTTGGAAGCGACCTCGACTGAATCAATTACGGTTGGATGTGGATACAGGTTGTGATGTTTCTATAAAGTTTAGTGTCGGGGCTGTGATTTAAGATCCTCTGGGATCAATTCTAGGTGGCAAGACACAGATTTTTCTGAACTTGGGCTCGGTTAAACGAGCTGAACTGGTAGCGATAAGATTTGGCATGGACTTTTGTGTGAAGCAGCGTTTCTCTAATGTGAGcattttttttcgattttttttttttcgattctCTTCAAGCGGTTCAAGCAGTAACCTACCCGAGAGATGAGCTGGATCCAGCTGGAGTATAGAGTCGGAAATTCAGTTGATGCTAAATGATCATCATGCCTTCCTATCCATTCATCATATTAAGAGAAAGGCTAACGGAGTTGCTAACCTTTTAGCCCGCAAAGCTCTAACTCTGTCGTCTAATTTCGAATGGTTATCGGGGGATTTTCCTCCTCGGCTGTTGTGTATTATAAGACAAGACTTATTGTCTTCTTCGTAATGAAGGTTTAGTtttctctttaaaaaaaaattcagcctcaatttccaaaatgatttttctttttctaaAACATTAGATATTGATAATAGACTTCTACtctctcaaaaatatttttaagaaaaaactctaattaacaaaatattatttaaatcaaataattttattctttaattctgaatatatcATTTAGAATGTATTGTTGAGTCAGCCATTTTGTCCCTTTGGACATAcatacttttatttttatttaaaataaatttaaaaaatcctCAAAAACAACATAAAGTTTTTGTAAATCACGTAAAACCCGATTATTAAATTTGCATATTCAAAAAATTCCCACTAATTCATCATTCATCATAAACGTAGCAGCGACCTGGGACCTGATTGCCACTCAAATGCTTCTAATGAACATATCTGGGAGAAGCAATGGAAGGGATTCACTTGCTTTTTTCGCCCAAATGAATGTATTCTGCGCTACATTGATTGATGACAACATTTTATCTTTTCAAACATAAGATTTAAGTCAACGAAGGGAGAGCATATTTTGTAGAAAGAACAGCAAGTTTCTTCTTACTTGGCTCGATCCTGTGGCGCATGTACCGACTCAAATTCACCCAAGTCCGAACAGCTAATTTCATCAGCTGAACATGTCCTCACCCAAACCCTTTCCCCCTTGAAGTGAATGTACTTCCATTTACTTCCGTACTTTCCTATTACAAGTCTCTGCTTCTCCTTCTGACCTAAAGCATCGAAGGCTCGTGCAACTCTTCTCACTGTATCTTCGTCTGGTCTCACACCTAACTCCTCCATGTCAGCAAACACCTGATCTTGCACAATCAGAGAAAGAAATCAACAGATGGTAACAAAGTGCAAATATAAGCCTCAGAGAGGAAATAGATGCCACCGTTACGATGATTCATTATATCAAAATCAGGGAAATCAATCACCTCTATAATCATGTTGGGCATGTCATGATGATCATACAAGGATATCATTCTCGAAAAAAGCCTCTTTGATATAGAGCGATCATGCGCATGCAATATCATATTCCATAATGTCTGTGCCTCGTCTGCCCTTCCATCCATGTCAAATGCCAGTAAAAGGCAATCATAGGTAGCCAATGTGGCTCCTTGCCCTTTGCTTAACATCCACTTGGCCACCTGATCCAGATGGCAACATAAGTAAAATTTTTAAGTCACTGAAGAATGAAATGTCGATTCAAGATAACTGATTGTAAGGTTTGGACATGTTCTTTCACTGATCACTGAAATACTAGTATAAATAAACACATAATCCAAAGTCAATAAAGTAATATCTTGTCCCACACCGGTAGGCTGCAGCAATGTGAAATGAGTTCATAATAGTGTACAAAAGCAACTCCCAGTAATTTAGTCCATTCAAAGAACGAGTACAAAGACGAAATAGTTGCTAACAGAAATTCTCGTACATGATCTTTACTTATACAAACCACCACCCCTTGGGCCTGGGGTATGGCATGACAGTAAATAACTCAAAGATTAGCAATAAAATTGTGATGCCCCAACATATTAAATCGGTCAATTCAAGTAAAGAATTAAAAATGAAGCTGAATACTAGGATGGATAGATTTAAATGCATTAACACAGTGTTCACGTCCAAGATTCATCACATTAAGTGCAACTGTCTGCAATAAAGTTTGCAGCCACATTTCGGAAGgaaattatttcaactttataaGAAAATCCACAGAGGACACAAAACTCAAATGGGTGATTGAATGCGTCATACTTGAATAACTCGCTGCCACTGATTCCTTTTCCTTAAGATTTTTAAAGCCTTTGCTGCAGCGACTAAAGGAAATTCAGTCTCCCATGCTATCCATTTATCAAGGGAACTGTACACTTGCTCCTTCTCACTTGGTAGTCCAGAAATCTACTAAATTAGTTGAAACAGTTTCAATATTAAAGAACGTCATCATGCAACTAAATATCAACTTCGATGCTCATGATGATTTTTATCGAGGAACCTAATTGAAAAGAGAATTACACATACAATTCTAACAAGATTCAATGCCTTTTGTCCTGAACCAGCTGAATCTCTCTTACGCCACAGGTGTTGCTCCATCTTTCTTGTATTTTGAATTACTTTCCTGTACTCATTCTCAAGGAATATTTCGTAATATTTAAAAAAGATAATGAAAATAAATACCATGCGAAAAGATAAAATGAATAGAAATAACACTCTCCATGAGCATGTTCACATTCCCTACCCAACTCAAAGAAACAGCTAGTCTTTCTAATAACGGAAGGTAAGCTTGTATTTGCAAAGCATGTATTTTCAAATCAAAAGCCAAATACAAATTATATGATACTCTCCATGAAAATAATCCACTTACTTCTCTCCAGTAGAGGATTTACTTATAGGTCGGCAACTTTGACAACAGCGGTACTTCAGAGCTGGGACGCCCCTCAGCTATGCATAGTTAGAAATTCGAGTTAAACGAGACGATATAGACAATATATGTGTACGTATGTGTGTGTTCGAAAAGGCTTTACACATGTAATAAAACCAAT includes the following:
- the LOC140873061 gene encoding probable chlorophyll(ide) b reductase NYC1, chloroplastic: MAVVAKMYLPPLDCHLQSGQPPPTRLPFRRGCPVWDQVCVKGRGRIWVMPCRSFRSENGFGVKEKYEKSEESLGKLQESNSFGSRKSVNKWVDAIRNAVWSVSKPSLLSKNRFREELVKLEELLFSSSIHIGRYIVTMLSTGVILLTGFQLSGGDDQMNALIWYSWLGGIVIGTMIGSNMVLEEVSRCGPRNVVITGSTRGLGKALAREFLLSGDRVVITSRSPESVNETIKELAESLNQVMIASGLSSRKHLRHAKVVGIPCDVSNPEDVKKLANFAVNELGYVDIWVNNAGTNKGFRPLLQFSDDDIQQIVSTNLVGSILCTREAMQIMSTQRNGGHVFNMDGAGSGGSSTPLTAVYGSTKCGLRQLQSSLLKESRRSKVGVHTASPGMVLTDLLLSGSSIQNKQMFNIICELPETVARTLVPRMRVVKGSGKAINYLTPPRILLALVTAWLRRGRWFDDQGRALYAAEADRLRNWAESRARFSFTDAMEMYTENTWVSVVSLSVVCAFIILSSTSSTFPGT
- the LOC140873178 gene encoding pentatricopeptide repeat-containing protein At4g18975, chloroplastic-like isoform X2, yielding MDRVSFDICSNAQKQVLCFGGDSPLWSLSQNNCVSSVLKSLKSYVYYDKLRGVPALKYRCCQSCRPISKSSTGEKKVIQNTRKMEQHLWRKRDSAGSGQKALNLVRIISGLPSEKEQVYSSLDKWIAWETEFPLVAAAKALKILRKRNQWQRVIQVAKWMLSKGQGATLATYDCLLLAFDMDGRADEAQTLWNMILHAHDRSISKRLFSRMISLYDHHDMPNMIIEVFADMEELGVRPDEDTVRRVARAFDALGQKEKQRLVIGKYGSKWKYIHFKGERVWVRTCSADEISCSDLGEFESVHAPQDRAK
- the LOC140873178 gene encoding pentatricopeptide repeat-containing protein At4g18975, chloroplastic-like isoform X1, translating into MDRVSFDICSNAQKQVLCFGGDSPLWSLSQNNCVSSVLKSLKSYVYYDKLRGVPALKYRCCQSCRPISKSSTGEKKVIQNTRKMEQHLWRKRDSAGSGQKALNLVRIISGLPSEKEQVYSSLDKWIAWETEFPLVAAAKALKILRKRNQWQRVIQVAKWMLSKGQGATLATYDCLLLAFDMDGRADEAQTLWNMILHAHDRSISKRLFSRMISLYDHHDMPNMIIEVFADMEELGVRPDEDTVRRVARAFDALGQKEKQRLVIGKYGSKWKYIHFKGERVWVRTCSADEISCSDLGEFESVHAPQDRANAEYIHLGEKSK